In Acinetobacter wanghuae, the sequence TGGCAGCATGTACTTGAAAACATGAACCAAGCAGTAAAAGCATACTAAATCCGACCAAACGCATACAATCCCCTGTGCCTAAAAGGCTGAATTTATCAAAAAATAAGCTGTTTAATTTATATGCGAATATTACCTGAGTCATCGGCATTTTTCTAATGCTTTATCAAATCGTGTCAAAAACCAATCATAAAATCCATGCAAAATTCTCATTTTGCTGCTGTATCACATGCTTGTTGTGCTTTAACAATCAGTTTTAAATCATTAAAGCACATGGATTTATAGCCTTTTATCCAAAAGGATTGCCGATATAACAATAGACCGTTGCTTCTTTACTGGTCTTTTCAATTTCTGGTGCCATATGTGGTTGCTGAGAACGATTAAACTTAATTTGATTAAATTTCGCTTTGGCTTCTGGCGTACGAATATCAAAGACGATCCATTGTGTTCGATCTTTGGAACGACCTGTCACAAACTCGATACTTTTCACTTTAACACCGCGATACTGTGCATTTTTCAAGACATATTTATCACCCCAAGATGTTTGACTACCATCTTCAATGTGCTGCGCCACTTGGTTCTTAAAGCTTGATTTTAGGTGCATTTCATCATCAATTTCGTCATAAAAATCAAATACAATGCCACGTGACTGACAGCCTTGTTCGAGTCTAGGACTCAACTGTGCAGTCAAATCAAAAACAGCGGCAGTGACGTGACTGGCATACATTAAGCTTGCTGCACATAGAATTTTTTTCATCATGATAAGGTTACTCCGCATTGCGCGATATATTGGGTTGGCTGCGTCACCGATGGATAAAGTGCAACGTAGTACATCACCCCTTCGATATTTTTAGACATGAGATACATATAGTCGGCATATACCTCTTTTCCCTTCACTGTTGCCATGGGTGAAAATGGATGTGGTAATTTTTTTAGTTGAGACTGCGGTAATTTTTTAAACCGATATTGAGCGGTTTCAAGCTGCTGCTGATGTGCATGAATATCACCGGTCATTTGTACGTTCAGGTAATGCCCATATCCATGGAAGTCAGAAAAATTAAAGCCTTTTATTCTTTGAGTTGCACTTATGGCTTTAAATTCATAGATCAGACTACCTTCAGCATCGTCATCAACATTTGGACTGATGTCTTTAAAATCTTTTTTGAGCTGTTGACGCATTTTTTGATCTCGAACCGTGACATCCATACTGTGATCAAATAAACGTAGTACGGGTTGCTCGGTATTTTGCCAAGCACGGCATGTGAGCAGATTATTTAATTCATTTAATGAATCATTGGCATAAATACTGGTCGATAGACTCAGCATCCCCAATAACAAAGTTTTATTTAACAATCAAACATCCATATGTGTTTTTTAAAATATAATTATACGAATAAACAATAACTTACAAATAATGCATTGGTCTAAGGACTTTATTTTTAGTCCATGACCCCCATTACATTTGAGAGTCTAGATTGATGAAGTTGAAATGAGCTATAAACACAACAATTTAATGGCAATGCGCGAAAGCTATTGGAATGATCAGACCTCTCAGCACGTTGCAGAAGAAAAGCGGGTCTTACAACAGACCCTGCAAGCGCTCGGTGTGTTTGATCAGCCCTCAGAAGAAGATGCCAAATATGTCTTTTTTAGCTTACCCAGTATTATTATTGTCAAAGGTTATGCACTTGGCTTTGCACATGACCGCGTTCAGCAACTGATTACTCAACATATCCGAACAAATAAGCAACAGTTGCAGCAAAAAACCACGTTAAAAATTCAATATCACATGTCATCCTATCGCTGAGATGGTCTGCTTTGAATAGAGCGTGTACATCTTGACTATAAATTCAGTGTCTTAAACTTTTTTAATACGTGAAGACACGCTAATATCCGCTACAATGATTTATTGATTTATTCTGCGAAATGCCGAGAAAGGATTGAGTTTACATGTCAGATCAGAACGATAAGCTTAAACAATTGAAAACCTCCTCTATGGATCGACGCTTATCAATCGCGAAAGCATCCCTTTTGGCAGGCACACGTTGGGCAGCATCGAACGCGACGTCTATGTTCTCAAATGAAGAAGAAAAAGAAAAAAAACGCAAAAAAGCCATGAAACAACAGGCCGATTACTTGGTTTCAGAAATTGGCAAACTCAAAGGTTCGATTGTCAAAATTGGTCAAATGATGGCGCTGTATGGCGAGCATTTTTTACCAGAAGAAGTCACTCAAGCGCTCAATACGCTAAATAACCAAACTGTAGCATTGGCATGGCCGGCAATTAAAACGCAATTGCAAAGCCAATTAGGTTCAAAACTCGATGATCTAGTCATTGACCATGAGCCTTTAGGAACCGCTTCTCTAGCTCAGGTACATCGCGCGACGCGTAAATCCGATGGTCTAGAGGTGGTTTTAAAAATTCAGTATCCGGGTGTGGCAGATGCCATTGACTCAGATATGAGTTTGTTTAAAAACATGCTGAAATTGACGCGTATTGTGCCGCAAACCCGTGAATTTGATCAGTGGTTTGATGAAGTGCGTGAAATGATGCATCGTGAAGTGGATTATCACATTGAAGCAGCCACGACTCGTCGTTTTACACAGCGCTTAGAAAATGATCCACGTTACATCGTGCCAAGTATTATTGATGAATATTCAACTGCGCGTGTGCTATGCATGACCTTTGAACGTGGTGTACCGATCAATAGCCCTGTGATGTTGTCTTTACCACAAGAACGTCGCAATCAACTGGGTGAAGCTTCTTTAGAAATTGCCGTACGCGAAATTTTTGAATGGGGCGAAATGCAGACAGATCCAAATTTTGGCAATTATTTGGTCCGTTTAGCAAGCGCTGAACAAGCATTGGATCAAATTGTTCTGCTTGATTTCGGTGCTATTCGTCAATTTGACGCACACCTGTTAAGCGTGGCGCGTAATTTGCTTAAAGCAGGTTATCATCACGATGCTGATCTAATGGTCAAAGCCATGACGGGATATGACTTTTTTGATTCCATTCCACAAAGCATTAAACCCGATATGGCAAAAGTGTTCTTATTAGCGACCGAAGCCTTTAGTTCACCTTTGAATAATCAAGAACTTCCTGCTGGTGTGATGCTTGAACAGGACCGCTATGATTGGAAGAAAAGCCAATTGCATAGTCGTGTGATTCAACAGGCTTCAAAATCCATGGCTTCACGTTATTTCAGTGTTCCACCGAAAGAGTTTATGTTTATTAGCCGTAAATTTATTGGTGCGTATACCTTTATGACAGTCATCGATGCGAAAACTAATGTCCGCGCTATGATTAAACCCTATATTTAATTATTCAAAATTTTTTTCTTTAAAGATTGATCTGTTTGATTTGTCATTCAGGTCAATTTTTTTATTTAAATTTCCACCTACCACCTAATAATAAACATAGTATTCATATACTTAAAACATATTAATACTTCTTTTAAATCTTTATTTTATGCCAATAAAAGCCGTCAATCCTGACATGGTTTTTTAAGGATGATCGTGTCAGCATGATCATCAGAATTAAAAGATATTCAGGGAACAATAATGACAAATATGGTTAATAAAGCACAAGGAATCGGTTTATCCTTACTCACCAAACTTGCAAGTAGTGATCTGCTCGATCAGCTAAAATTACGCAAATTTGTTGAAAATTCACTCTATCAAGGCTCTAAAGCAGGCTTTAAAACTTTAAGTAAAACTCAAAAATGGCTAAAACCTAACTCCATCAACGCTAAACAACGCCTTACACCGCAATCGAAATCTTTGTTCGATTTAAGCTTAAATGAAGAGCAACAAATGACCGTTGATGCAATGAGTCAATTTGCGCAGGAAGTGATCTACCCACTCGCGCACGATGCTGATCATTTAGAAAAATTCCCAGAAACCTTGTGGCAACACCTCACCGACCTCGGCTTAAATTTTTATGCTTTACCTGAGGCATTTGGTGGTGTAGCAACTGAAAAGAATAAAGTGAGTAATATTCTGATCGCTGAGAGCTTAGCCAAAGGCGATTTTAGTATTACAGCAGGACTACTCTCAACTTTTAGTGCAATTAATGCCTTCACCCAATGGGGATCGGATGCGATTCAAGCAGAATATCTACACGCATTTTCAGAAAATCCAGAACTTAAAGCCACCTTTGCCGTTCAAGAAGAAACCCCCGCTTTTAATCCTTATGCATTGAAAACTAAAGCCTATCTTAAAGAGGGTCAATACTTTATTGAGGGTGAAAAAACCTTAGTCATGCTCGCTGAAATTGCTGATCTTTATATTGTCAGTGCAATGTTAGATGAGCGAGCTGATGTCTTTGTAGTGAAACGCAATGAAAGTATCTGCTTCAAAAAATCACCGGCAATGGGACTAAAAGCAGCCGAAACAGCCACGCTGCAATTTAAACAAAGCCCTGCCCAACGCTTAGGCGATGTCGATTTTAACTACACCGAATTTGTTGATTTAGGCAATTTAATGTGGTGCGCCATGGCGATTGGTAGCTGTGAAGCCATCAAAGAATATTGTGTTCAATATGCTAATGAACGGACTGCTTTTGGTGAACCCATTTCGCATCGTCAAAGTGTCGCATTTATGATTGCTGATATGGCGATTGAAATTGATGCCATGCGTATGTTGGTGCTAAATGCCGCAAGTTTGGCAGAAACAGAGGCTTCTTTTCATCGTGAAGCCTATTTGGCACGTTTATTATGCGCAGAAAAATCAATGAAAATAGGGACAGATGGTGTACAAATTTTAGGAGGTCATGGCTTTACCAAAGAGCATCCAGTCGAACGTTGGTATCGTGATTTACGTGCAACGGCTATCGTACATTCAGGCTTACATGCTTAATCAACAATAAAAAGGACAAAATCATGAATTTACAAAATCCGAAAAAATTTAAATTATTGATTGATCAAGCACATGAAGTTGCACTCAATGTACTGCGCCCTATTTCACGGAAATATGACAAAGCCGAGCACGCCTATCCAAAAGAACTTGATATGCTTGCTGCTGTCGTCGATGGCATGAACCAAGGCAGTGATGGCATGAATGCCGGTGCAGCCGTCAATAAACGTGGCGATACGGATAATTCGAATAAAAATGGTGTCAATATGTCCACAGCTCTGAGTATTGTGGAGATGTGCTATGGCGATACTGGATTACTTCTCTCGATGCCACGTCAGGGTCTAGGTAATTCAGCGATTGCAGCGGTGGCTAATGATGAGCAGCTTAAACGTTTCGATGGCACATGGGCAGCAATGGCAATCACGGAGCCCAATTGCGGCTCAGATTCAGCAGCGATTGGTACCACAGCAGTCAAAGATGGTGATGATTACATCCTCAATGGTGAAAAAATCTTTGTGACCTCAGGTGAACGCGCTGACTCTGTCGTAGTTTGGGCAACCTTAGATAAAAAGTTAGGACGTGCTGCGATCAAATCGTTTGTTGTACCGAAAGGTACACCCGGCATGACCATTGAACGTCTAGAACACAAGCTTGGTATTAAAGCATCAGATACCGCTGCGATTAGCTTTGTTGATTGCCGTGTACCTGCTGCCAATCTATTAGGCAATGCCGAAATTGATGTTGCTAAAGGCTTTGCTGGTGTGATGGAAACTTTTGATAACACCCGTCCACTTGTGGCTGCCATGGCAGTCGGCTGTGCAAAAGCCTCTTTAGAGCGTATTAAGGAAATTTTCAACGATCAACTTGATGAACATTATGCAACGCCTTATTTACAGACCTCTCATCTTGCTGCGCAAATTTATCGCCTGGAAGCGGAATGGGAAGCGGCACGCTTACTCATGTTAAAAGCTGCTTGGATGGCAGATAACCGCCAACCCAACTCACGCGAAGCTTCTATAGCCAAAGCAAAAGCAGGTCGTGTTGCTAATGAAATTACCTTAAAGTGTGTCGAGCTTGCTGCGAGTGTTGGCTATAACGAAAATGAGTTATTGGAAAAATGGGCACGTGACTCAAAAATTCTTGATATTTTTGAAGGCACACAACAAATTCAACAACTCATCATTGCTCGTCGTGAACTCGGTAAAAGCTCTAGTGAGTTAAAATAGTTTGATAAAACGCACTTAAATTGAATATAAAGCATTTAATAACGATTGATTTTTAAAGTATTTCTAGCTATAAAAATTCATCGTTATTTTGTTTTATGCCATTATGTTTTCAATTCGTCCTATTCGTCACGAAGACAATCCTCAAATTGCTCGTATTATCCGTGAAGTCTCAGTAGAGTTTGGTCTGGCTGCAGAATCCGGTTTCGCTGTCGGCGATACTATCTTAGATCAACTTTTTGAAGTCTATGATCAAGAGCATTCACAATATTGGGTTATCGTCGATGAAAATGACCAAGTTCTTGGCGGTGGTGGTATCGCCCCTTTAAAAGGTGATGAATATACGCTAGAAATACAAAAAATGTATTTTTTAACTGAAATACGCCAACACGGTTTCGCAAAGAAACTGCTTCATTTAGCCTTTGAATTTGCTAAAAAGCAAAATTTTAATCAGATCTATTTGGAAACCACAAAATCACTCTGGCAAGCAGTCAAACTGTATGAAAAGCTTGGGTTTGTTCATTTAAGCCATCCGATGGGCAACACGGGACATAGTGCGGCATGTGAAATTTGGATGAGCAAAAATCTGATTCAATAACAGTGGTTAAACACATAAGATACTTAGGCTATTTAAAGCTAAGTATCTTCATCAAAATTAAGGATTTCACTATTCAAAGTTAAGCGAATGAACATGCTTACGCTTTCATACTTGACGCTATCGGTTAGGCTAACTACTATCTTGAAAAATTGATGCTCTTGGATTTATTTTGCTCACTCAAAAATTAACAACTTTTAGTCCGATGTCTAAAAAATTAAGCTTATCTTCTTTCTTAAAATCAACAGTTGTCATTGCCACACTATCGAGCTTATTTGGATGTTCATCCTTAGGCGGTGGCTCAATTGAAAAACGTGCGAGTAAATTAGCCACAGGCATTCAAAAAGCCTATCGCGTTCCTGCAACGACAGCGCAACGTGTGTCTCCACTGATTATACAAAGCAGTCAGCAATATAATATTGACCCACTCACTATGGCTGCACTGATCCGTCAAGAGTCAAGCTATCGCAGTCAAGTTAGCTCACATGCGGGTGCTGTAGGTCTTACTCAAGTTATGCCAAGATATTGGCAGCAAAGTTGCCCAGGTGATCTCTATGATGAAACCATTAATATAAATTGTGGCAGCTTTATTTTGGCAAAATATGAGCAATCAGCTGGTAGTATGAAAAAAGCGCTAGGCTACTATAATGTTGGACCTTCAAATTATGAAAATAATCGTAAAATGCGTAAACAAGGTAAACGTTATGCTAAACAAGTTAAACAACATCAGAAAGCTTTAAAAAGCGCATTATAAATGTCAAAATTAAAGGGGCTCTATTTAGAGCCTTTTTTATAATCATTTTAGAACTATTATTATAAATTTAACTTTCCTCCCCACAAAGAAAAACCCCCCTCAATCTATTGATTGAGGGGGTTTTTGAATTAATGAGCTGGCGATGACTTACTCTCACATGGGTAATCCCACACTACCATCAGCGCTAAGAGGTTTCACTTCTGAGTTCGGGAAGGGATCAGGTGGTTCACTCTTGCTATTGTCGCCAGCACAACTGTTTATGATTACTCGCTATGGTCTTAGTTGCTTTCGCATGCCTAGCTTTGGTCAAAAGAGTTATTAACAGAGATATTTGAGTATCGATGCGTTGCTTAATTTTACTTAGCTTTCAAACTAAATCAAGTTGTTTTGTAGTGATTTCGACTACAACACCAACTGTTTGGGTGTTGTATAGTCAAGCCTCACGAGCAATTAGTATTGGTCAGCTTCATACATCACTGCACTTCCACATCCAACCTATCAACGTCGTAGTCTTCAACGGCTCTTTAGAGGACATAAAGTCCTTGGGAAATCTTATCTTGAGGTAGGCTTCCCGCTTAGATGCTTTCAGCGGTTATCCCTTCCGAACATAGCTACCCGGCGATGCGACTGGCGTCACAACCGGTACACCAGAGGTTCGTCCACTCTGGTCCTCTCGTACTAGGAGCAGATCCTCTCAAATTTCCAACGCCCACGGTAGATAGGGACCGAACTGTCTCACGACGTTCTAAACCCAGCTCGCGTACCTCTTTAAATGGCGAACAGCCATACCCTTGGGACCTGCTTCAGCCCCAGGATGAGATGAGCCGACATCGAGGTGCCAAACACCGCCGTCGATATGAACTCTTGGGCGGTATCAGCCTGTTATCCCCAGAGTACCTTTTATCCGTTGAGCGATGGCCCTTCCATACAGAACCACCGGATCACTAAGACCTACTTTCGTACCTGCTCGACTTGTGGGTCTCGCAGTTAAGCGCGCTTTTGCCTTTATACTCTACGCGTGATTTCCGACCACGCTGAGCGCACCTTCGTACTCCTCCGTTACTCTTTAGGAGGAGACCGCCCCAGTCAAACTACCCACCAGACATGGTCCTCGCTCCAGATTATGGAGCAGAGTTAGAACCTCAATATTACCAGGGTGGTATTTCAAGATTGGCTCCATCGCAACTAGCGTCACGACTTCAAAGCCTCCCACCTATCCTACACAAGTAAGATCAAAGTTCAATGTCAAGCTGCAGTAAAGGTTCACGGGGTCTTTCCGTCTAGCCGCGGGTACACCGCATCTTCACGGCGAATTCGATTTCACTGAGTCTCTGCTGGAGACAGCGCCCCCATCATTATGCCATTCGTGCAGGTCGGAACTTACCCGACAAGGAATTTCGCTACCTTAGGACCGTTATAGTTACGGCCGCCGTTTACTGGGGCTTCGATCAATAGCTTCGCTTGCGCTAACCACATCAATTAACCTTCCAGCACCGGGCAGGCATCACACCCTATACGTCCACTTTCGTGTTTGCAGAGTGCTATGTTTTTAATAAACAGTTGCAGGGGCCTGGTTTCTGTGGCTGTCAACCGCTCAGGAAGTAAATTCCGTCACCGTCGACAGCGTACCTTCTCCCGAAGTTACGGTACCATTTTGCCTAGTTCCTTCAGCAGAGTTCTCTCAAGCGCTTTGGTCTACTCGACCTGACCACCTGTGTCGGTTTCGGGTACGATTCCTGTGTAACTGAAGCTTAGAGACTTTTCCTGGAAGTATGGTATCAGCCACTTCGCTGTACAAGTACAGCTTGCTATCAACTCTCAGCATAGAGCACCCCGGATTTGCCTAAGATGCATGCCTACTGTCTTTCACCTGGACAACCAACGCCAGGCTGACTTAACCTTCTCCGTCCTCTCATCGCATTACACAGAAGTATTGGAATATTAACCAATTTCCCATCGACTACGCCTCTCGGCCTCGCCTTAGGGGTCGACTCACCCAGCCCCGATTAACGTTGGACTGGAACCCTTGGTCTTTCAGCGAACGAGTTTTTCACTCGTTTTGTCGTTACTCACGTCAGCATTCGCACTTCTGATACCTCCAGCAGACTTCTCAATCCACCTTCATCGGCTTACAGAACGCTCCCCTACCACTTGCAATAAATTGCAAATCCGCAGCTTCGGCATATAGTTTTAGCCCCGTTACATCTTCCGCGCAGGCCGACTCGACTAGTGAGCTATTACGCTTTCTTTAAAGGGTGGCTGCTTCTAAGCCAACCTCCTAGCTGTCTATGCCTTCCCACATCGTTTCCCACTTAACTATAATTTTGGGGCCTTAGCTGGCGGTCTGGATTGTTTTCCTCTTGACTACGGACGTTAGCACCCGCAGTCTGTCTCCCGGATAGTACTCATTGGTATTCGGAGTTTGCATCGGTTTGGTAAGTCGGGATGACCCCCTAGCCGAAACAGTGCTCTACCCCCAATGGTATTCGTCCGAGGCGCTACCTAAATAGCTTTCGGGGAGAACCAGCTATCACCGAGTTTGATTAGCCTTTCACCCCTATCCACAAGTCATCCCCTGGCTTTTCAACGACAGTGGGTTCGGTCCTCCAGTTAGTGTTACCCAACCTTCAACCTGCTCATGGATAGATCACCCGGTTTCGGGTCTACACCCAGCAACTAAACGCCCTATTAAGACTCGATTTCTCTACGGCTCCCCTATTCGGTTAACCTTGCTACTGAATGTAAGTCGCTGACCCATTATACAAAAGGTACGCAGTCACCGGACACAATGCCGGCTCCCACTGCTTGTATGCATGCGGTTTCAGGATCTATTTCACTCCCCTCACAGGGGTTCTTTTCGCCTTTCCCTCACGGTACTGGTTCACTATCGGTCAGTCAGGAGTATTTAGCCTTGGAGGATGGTCCCCCCATATTCAGACAAGGTTTCACGTGCCTCGCCCTACTCGTCATCATTACATAAGCCCTTTCGTGTACGGGAATATCACCCTCTACGTTCGCACTTCCCAGAGCGTTCCACTAAAGCTTATGTAACTTAATGGGCTGATCCCCGTTCGCTCGCCGCTACTAAGGGAATCTCAATTGATTTCTTTTCCTAAGGGTACTGAGATGTTTCACTTCCCCTCGTTCGCCTTGCATGACTATGTATTCATCATGCAATACCTACCTTATGGTAAGTGGGTTTCCCCATTCAGACATCTCCGGATCACAGGATATTTGCCGCCTCCCCGGAGCTTTTCGCAGGCTATTACGTCTTTCATCGCCTCTGACTGCCAAGGCATCCACCACATGCACTTAATTACTTGACTATACAACCCCAAACAGTCGACGGTACCTACAAGGAGCACCTTCAACATACAGTTCGAAGTACTGTGAATTTTAATCACTGTACAGCTTCAATCAAAATCATATACCAAAACGCTTGATTCAGTTAATCGCTAGTTTCTCATCAATCACTCAACTAGAAATTGCTTTCTAATCTTGTTTTTAATGAGCCTTAAACAATTTATTTCAACTCAAATATATTCTGTTAATGATTATCTACGTCCTCATCGGATCGTAGCAACTGTGATAAATCACAGAGATTACCAAGTGCGCGTATCATAACGCTTATACTTGTTAATCTCTAGGATCTAAACACTTGATAGCTCAAGGACTAATCAACCTCAGCACCGTATGATCACATACTGCGCGAAGCGTAGCTTCTTGCCTAAATTTCAAGGAAAAGCATGCTTTTCTTGTCTTGAAATTTGGTGGAGACTAACGGAGTCGAACCGTTGACCTCCTGCGTGCAAAGCAGGCGCTCTACCAACTAAGCTAAGTCCCCAGCTTATCATTTAGATCAATGATTCTGATCTCTGTACTCTGCAATTGCTTGCTTGCAGATGGTGGGTCTGACAAGACTTGAACTTGTGACCCCACGCTTATCAAGCGTGTGCTCTAACCAACTGAGCTACAGACCCTCAGGTACATCGTATGAAGAACAACTTGTTGTGGATTCTTACCAATCGTCAATCTTTCGTTAAGGAGGTGATCCAGCCGCAGGTTCCCCTACGGCTACCTTGTTACGACTTCACCCCAGTCGTCGGCCACACCGTGGTAACCGCCCTCAATTAAGTTAGGCTAGCTACTTCTGGTGCAACAAACTCCCATGGTGTGACGGGCGGTGTGTACAAGGCCCGGGAACGTATTCACCGCGGCATTCTGATCCGCGATTACTAGCGATTCCGACTTCATGGAGTCGAGTTGCAGACTCCAATCCGGACTACGATCGGCTTTTTGAGATTAGCATCCTATCGCTAGGTAGCAACCCTTTGTACCGACCATTGTAGCACGTGTGTAGCCCTGGTCGTAAGGGCCATGATGACTTGACGTCGTCCCCGCCTTCCTCCAGTTTGTCACTGGCAGTATCCTTAAAGTTCCCGGCTTAACCCGCTGGCAAATAAGGAAAAGGGTTGCGCTCGTTGCGGGACTTAACCCAACATCTCACGACACGAGCTGACGACAGCCATGCAGCACCTGTATGTAAGCTCCCGAAGGCACCAATCCATCTCTGGAAAGTTCTTACTATGTCAAGACCAGGTAAGGTTCTTCGCGTTGCATCGAATTAAACCACATGCTCCACCGCTTGTGCGGGCCCCCGTCAATTCATTTGAGTTTTAGTCTTGCGACCGTACTCCCCAGGCGGTCTACTTATCGCGTTAGCTGCGCCACTAAAGTCTCAAAGACCCCAACGGCTAGTAGACATCGTTTACGGCATGGACTACCAGGGTATCTAATCCTGTTTGCTCCCCATGCTTTCGTGCCTCAGTGTCAGTATTAGGCCAGATGGCTGCCTTCGCCATCGGTATTCCTCCAGATCTCTACGCATTTCACCGCTACACCTGGAATTCTACCATCCTCTCCCATACTCTAGCCAACCAGTATCGAATGCAATTCCTAAGTTAAGCTCAGGGATTTCACATTTGACTTAATTGGCCACCTACGCACGCTTTACGCCCAGTAAATCCGATTAACGCTCGCACCCTCTGTATTACCGCGGCTGCTGGCACAGAGTTAGCCGGTGCTTATTCTGCGAGTAACGTCCACGCACCTAGAGTATTAGTCTAGGGCGCCTCCTCCTCGCTTAAAGTGCTTTACAACCAAAAGGCCTTCTTCACACACGCGGCATGGCTGGATCAGGGTTCCCCCCATTGTCCAATATTCCCCACTGCTGCCTCCCGTAGGAGTCTGGGCCGTGTCTCAGTCCCAGTGTGGCGGATCATCCTCTCAGACCCGCTACAGATCGTCGCCTTGGTAGGCCTTTACCCCACCAACTAGCTAATCTGACTTAGGCTCATCCATTAACGCAAGGTCCGAAGATCCCCTGCTTTCCCCCGTAGGGCGTATGCGGTATTAGCAGTCGTTTCCAACTGTTGTCCCCCATTAATGGGCAGATTCCTAAGTATTACTCACCCGTCCGCCGCTGAATCCAGTAGCAAGCTACTTTCATCCGCTCGACTTGCATGTGTTAAGCCTGCCGCCAGCGTTCAATCTGAGCCATGATCAAACTCTTCAGTTTAAAATCAGTAGTAGCTTAAAGGCTACCAATCTTGGCTCATCAATTTTCTGACAAATATTTCTCAAATAAACTTCGAGTAATTTCTACCATCAATCAATGAAAATAATTTCGATCAATCAATCAGTAAAAATCCACACAAGTTGTTCTTCATAATCTCTTAATGATCTTCTTAATACTTCGTCAGTATTAAGATTAAAACCATTTCATTAACAACTCAGCACTTAGTGCGTTTCGCTGTAACGTCTTGATGCTGCGTATTCTATACAGTTTCCAAAGTAGCGCAAGCCCTTTTCATATAATAATCATAAAAAATGATGTGTACGTTCATTTTTTAATCCATTTTATCTATTTTTAGTATTTTTATGCCGTTTTATAAGGTTTATAAACCCTAAATTGTAATTTTATTGATTTATTAATATGACTTAAAATAAAAGGACTGGTCTCAACCAATCCTTTTTGACTTTGCTTAAGACTTAATACTTTTGTTGGTTTAATGAGATTGAGCGCCTAACCAAGACATAAATTTTTGGCGTTCTGCTTTACTGGCTTTTTGCCAAAGCTGAATGAGCTGTTGATCTGTCGTTGTGATATTTACTGTTGTCGTTGGTGCCGCTTGAGCAATCGGTACGACTGGTTGAGTATAAATTGCAGCAGGTTGATTAATTGGTGCTGTTGTTTTAGTTGTTAAATCTACAGTTTTACCAACAAGACTATTTTGAAACCAAGGTTTAGCAGCATCGTTGGCACCAGATTGCTGCACCAACAACTGATTTTTCGCATCATACAAAGCAACAACAGGCTGATCTTTAAATTTTTGCGCATCTTCAAAGTTCTTAGGTGCATTGATCAAAGCTAAATGATAACTTTCACCCTCTTTTAATTCGGGCGTTTTAATCGTAACTACACCTGATTTTAAAATATCATGTGAATTATCCCAATGTTCAAAGTATTCTTGATAACGAACGCGAATTGAA encodes:
- a CDS encoding ABC1 kinase family protein: MSDQNDKLKQLKTSSMDRRLSIAKASLLAGTRWAASNATSMFSNEEEKEKKRKKAMKQQADYLVSEIGKLKGSIVKIGQMMALYGEHFLPEEVTQALNTLNNQTVALAWPAIKTQLQSQLGSKLDDLVIDHEPLGTASLAQVHRATRKSDGLEVVLKIQYPGVADAIDSDMSLFKNMLKLTRIVPQTREFDQWFDEVREMMHREVDYHIEAATTRRFTQRLENDPRYIVPSIIDEYSTARVLCMTFERGVPINSPVMLSLPQERRNQLGEASLEIAVREIFEWGEMQTDPNFGNYLVRLASAEQALDQIVLLDFGAIRQFDAHLLSVARNLLKAGYHHDADLMVKAMTGYDFFDSIPQSIKPDMAKVFLLATEAFSSPLNNQELPAGVMLEQDRYDWKKSQLHSRVIQQASKSMASRYFSVPPKEFMFISRKFIGAYTFMTVIDAKTNVRAMIKPYI
- a CDS encoding acyl-CoA dehydrogenase family protein, producing the protein MTNMVNKAQGIGLSLLTKLASSDLLDQLKLRKFVENSLYQGSKAGFKTLSKTQKWLKPNSINAKQRLTPQSKSLFDLSLNEEQQMTVDAMSQFAQEVIYPLAHDADHLEKFPETLWQHLTDLGLNFYALPEAFGGVATEKNKVSNILIAESLAKGDFSITAGLLSTFSAINAFTQWGSDAIQAEYLHAFSENPELKATFAVQEETPAFNPYALKTKAYLKEGQYFIEGEKTLVMLAEIADLYIVSAMLDERADVFVVKRNESICFKKSPAMGLKAAETATLQFKQSPAQRLGDVDFNYTEFVDLGNLMWCAMAIGSCEAIKEYCVQYANERTAFGEPISHRQSVAFMIADMAIEIDAMRMLVLNAASLAETEASFHREAYLARLLCAEKSMKIGTDGVQILGGHGFTKEHPVERWYRDLRATAIVHSGLHA
- a CDS encoding acyl-CoA dehydrogenase family protein; this translates as MNLQNPKKFKLLIDQAHEVALNVLRPISRKYDKAEHAYPKELDMLAAVVDGMNQGSDGMNAGAAVNKRGDTDNSNKNGVNMSTALSIVEMCYGDTGLLLSMPRQGLGNSAIAAVANDEQLKRFDGTWAAMAITEPNCGSDSAAIGTTAVKDGDDYILNGEKIFVTSGERADSVVVWATLDKKLGRAAIKSFVVPKGTPGMTIERLEHKLGIKASDTAAISFVDCRVPAANLLGNAEIDVAKGFAGVMETFDNTRPLVAAMAVGCAKASLERIKEIFNDQLDEHYATPYLQTSHLAAQIYRLEAEWEAARLLMLKAAWMADNRQPNSREASIAKAKAGRVANEITLKCVELAASVGYNENELLEKWARDSKILDIFEGTQQIQQLIIARRELGKSSSELK
- a CDS encoding GNAT family N-acetyltransferase translates to MFSIRPIRHEDNPQIARIIREVSVEFGLAAESGFAVGDTILDQLFEVYDQEHSQYWVIVDENDQVLGGGGIAPLKGDEYTLEIQKMYFLTEIRQHGFAKKLLHLAFEFAKKQNFNQIYLETTKSLWQAVKLYEKLGFVHLSHPMGNTGHSAACEIWMSKNLIQ
- a CDS encoding lytic transglycosylase domain-containing protein, translated to MSKKLSLSSFLKSTVVIATLSSLFGCSSLGGGSIEKRASKLATGIQKAYRVPATTAQRVSPLIIQSSQQYNIDPLTMAALIRQESSYRSQVSSHAGAVGLTQVMPRYWQQSCPGDLYDETININCGSFILAKYEQSAGSMKKALGYYNVGPSNYENNRKMRKQGKRYAKQVKQHQKALKSAL
- a CDS encoding DUF2057 domain-containing protein, producing MKLRILATVAAFCSMTPVFAAVNLTVPEEIKIIAVNEQEVSASILRANQAYQLDAGSNSIRVRYQEYFEHWDNSHDILKSGVVTIKTPELKEGESYHLALINAPKNFEDAQKFKDQPVVALYDAKNQLLVQQSGANDAAKPWFQNSLVGKTVDLTTKTTAPINQPAAIYTQPVVPIAQAAPTTTVNITTTDQQLIQLWQKASKAERQKFMSWLGAQSH